From Tachypleus tridentatus isolate NWPU-2018 chromosome 8, ASM421037v1, whole genome shotgun sequence, a single genomic window includes:
- the LOC143224238 gene encoding solute carrier family 35 member G1-like isoform X1, translating into MKMSYKKKLGYIHIFLAAVAEGVFGLFVQLIEELEPEDVIGLNNVLRLLFLMPFVIYSKTPLLFDIKTMLLIALRSIFSAGSMSLLTYSYTLLPIGDAAAIYYCNPPLTMLLSMCFLRSKCQVLEILAGLSCFVGELLICNPTFIFPDQSNNVPINTTSRYLGIVLTLIAAIFESFAFFLTHFFPHLHFSVLPFYSVLIVLSTWIITVIYRGCVPILWKCSNSNVYLAIVGMLGIFIMINVNLGFRVVQPGTGSIIFSAGIPISYLAQVFIMEDIGEVKSYFGSILVFLSIILINVRDFTFSFSLLVRYIFSCSLIVKRCPSNYFANRLGWKYSNGKEGTSDDEDKDSFVVTVKET; encoded by the coding sequence ATGAAGATGTCGTATAAGAAGAAATTAGGATACATCCACATATTCCTGGCAGCTGTAGCAGAAGGTGTATTTGGTTTATTCGTTCAACTCATTGAGGAACTTGAACCGGAAGATGTTATTGGACTTAACAATGTGTTACGGCTTCTTTTTTTAATGCCATTCGTCATCTACAGCAAAACTCCACTACTGTTTGACATAAAGACTATGTTACTAATTGCTTTACGTAGTATATTTTCGGCTGGATCTATGTCACTTCTCACGTATTCCTATACACTTTTACCTATTGGAGACGCTGCTGCCATCTACTACTGTAATCCACCACTTACCATGCTTCTAAGTATGTGTTTCCTTAGATCTAAATGTCAGGTCCTCGAGATACTTGCCGGTTTAAGCTGTTTTGTAGGTGAGTTATTGATTTGTAACCCTACGTTTATATTTCCGGACCAGTCAAACAATGTTCCAATAAATACCACCTCCAGATATTTGGGTATTGTACTTACACTTATTGCCGCTATTTTTGAATCGTTTGCTTTTTTCCTCACTCACTTTTTCCCCCATCTTCATTTTTCGGTGCTTCCCTTCTACTCGGTGCTTATTGTCCTTTCTACTTGGATCATTACGGTAATTTATAGAGGATGTGTTCCTATCTTATGGAAGTGTTCTAACAGCAACGTCTACTTAGCTATAGTAGGTATGTTAGGAATATTCATCATGATAAACGTAAACTTAGGATTTAGGGTAGTACAGCCTGGTACAGGAAGTATTATCTTTTCTGCAGGTATTCCCATTAGCTATTTGGCTCAAGTTTTCATCATGGAAGATATTGGAGAGGTGAAATCGTATTTTGGCTCAATACTTGtgtttttatcaattattttgattaatgtgAGAGATTTCACATTTAGTTTTTCACTATTAgttcgttatatattttcttGTTCTCTGATAGTTAAAAGATGTCCTTCAAACTATTTTGCAAATCGATTAGGTTGGAAGTACTCCAATGGGAAGGAGGGAACCTCTGATGACGAAGACAAAgacagttttgttgttactgtgaaagaaacgtaa
- the LOC143224238 gene encoding solute carrier family 35 member G1-like isoform X2, whose protein sequence is MKMSYKKKLGYIHIFLAAVAEGVFGLFVQLIEELEPEDVIGLNNVLRLLFLMPFVIYSKTPLLFDIKTMLLIALRSIFSAGSMSLLTYSYTLLPIGDAAAIYYCNPPLTMLLSMCFLRSKCQVLEILAGLSCFVGWKYSNGKEGTSDDEDKDSFVVTVKET, encoded by the exons ATGAAGATGTCGTATAAGAAGAAATTAGGATACATCCACATATTCCTGGCAGCTGTAGCAGAAGGTGTATTTGGTTTATTCGTTCAACTCATTGAGGAACTTGAACCGGAAGATGTTATTGGACTTAACAATGTGTTACGGCTTCTTTTTTTAATGCCATTCGTCATCTACAGCAAAACTCCACTACTGTTTGACATAAAGACTATGTTACTAATTGCTTTACGTAGTATATTTTCGGCTGGATCTATGTCACTTCTCACGTATTCCTATACACTTTTACCTATTGGAGACGCTGCTGCCATCTACTACTGTAATCCACCACTTACCATGCTTCTAAGTATGTGTTTCCTTAGATCTAAATGTCAGGTCCTCGAGATACTTGCCGGTTTAAGCTGTTTTGTAG GTTGGAAGTACTCCAATGGGAAGGAGGGAACCTCTGATGACGAAGACAAAgacagttttgttgttactgtgaaagaaacgtaa